Proteins from a genomic interval of Bradyrhizobium sp. CCBAU 53340:
- a CDS encoding response regulator transcription factor, whose protein sequence is MTGGHRRILVVEDDAETAGQLAEELTTSGYEVDLAANGREALSQGVARDYAVITIDRMLPDIDGITVMRQLRDDGIAAPFLIISALGEVDDRVRGLRAGGDDYLVKPFSFVELLARLEALGRRSETIAKETILRVGDLAIDLIARNASRRGRKIPLLPREFQLLEYLVRNEGRVVSRAMLLQHVWDLHFDPSTNIIDVYVGRVRRKVDDAQAYPLIHTIRGIGYCLRAPG, encoded by the coding sequence ATGACCGGAGGCCATCGCCGCATCCTCGTCGTCGAGGACGATGCGGAGACCGCAGGCCAGCTCGCCGAGGAGCTGACGACGTCAGGCTATGAGGTCGATCTCGCAGCCAACGGCCGTGAAGCCCTCAGCCAAGGTGTTGCGCGCGACTATGCCGTGATCACCATCGACCGCATGCTGCCCGACATCGACGGCATCACCGTGATGCGGCAATTGCGCGACGACGGCATTGCCGCGCCGTTCCTGATCATCTCCGCGCTCGGCGAGGTCGACGACCGCGTGCGGGGCTTGCGCGCCGGCGGCGACGACTACCTCGTCAAGCCGTTTTCCTTCGTCGAGCTGCTCGCCCGCCTCGAGGCGCTCGGGCGGCGCAGCGAGACCATCGCCAAGGAAACCATCCTGCGCGTCGGCGATCTCGCCATCGATCTGATTGCGCGCAACGCCAGCCGCCGCGGTCGCAAGATTCCGCTGCTGCCGCGCGAATTCCAGCTGCTCGAATATCTCGTGCGCAATGAGGGCCGCGTCGTGTCCCGTGCGATGCTGCTGCAGCACGTGTGGGACCTGCATTTCGATCCCTCGACCAACATCATCGACGTCTATGTCGGACGCGTCCGCCGCAAGGTCGACGATGCCCAGGCCTATCCATTGATCCACACCATCCGCGGCATCGGATATTGCCTCCGTGCTCCTGGCTAA
- a CDS encoding Tex family protein produces MANINQKIAQELGVRAEQVEAAVALLDGGATVPFIARYRKEATGALDDAQLRTLEERLVYLRELEDRRKAILESVREQGKLDAALEASILAADSKARLEDIYLPFKPKRRTKAEIAKEAGLEPLANQLMAEPGNDPKVVAEGFINAEKGVADAAAALDGARAILVERFDEDADLIGALREDMWTNARMASKVRDGKKTEGEKFADYFDFSEPLTKLPSHRILAMFRGEKEEILDLQIQAEDAPPAGVPGAYELKIMKRFGIADLKRAGDRWLIDTVRWAWRTKIQVHLNIDLRMRLWNAAETEAVRVFASNLRDLLLAAPAGTRVTMGLDPGYRTGVKVAVIDATGKVVDTTAIYPHEPQRQWNESLATLGRLAIKHRVELIAIGNGTASRETDKLATELVKGLAELKMSKIVVSEAGASVYSASAFASEELPGLDVTLRGAVSIARRLQDPLAELVKIEPKAIGVGQYQHDLGQAKLAKSLDAVVEDCVNAVGVDVNTASAPLLARVSGVGSGLAQSIVAHRDANGPFKSRKALKEVPRLGPKAFEQCAGFLRILGGEDPLDASGVHPEAYPVVRRILAATKSDIKALIGSSEIVRTLKPKDFVDETFGLPTVTDILKELEKPGRDPRPAFKAAVFKEGVEEIKHLQKGMILEGTVTNVAAFGAFVDIGVHQDGLVHISAMSKNFIKDPREVVKPGDIVKVKVLDFEVARKRISLTLRLDDEVGAKKDAPGMQRDNGARNPARMTSSAPRKQESSGSGGALAEAMRRAAEKNNGKRA; encoded by the coding sequence GTGGCAAATATCAACCAGAAAATTGCGCAGGAGCTTGGGGTTCGGGCGGAGCAGGTCGAGGCGGCGGTGGCGCTGCTCGACGGCGGCGCCACGGTTCCCTTCATCGCCCGCTACCGCAAGGAAGCGACCGGTGCGCTCGACGACGCGCAATTGCGCACCCTGGAGGAGCGCCTGGTCTACCTGCGCGAGCTCGAAGACCGCCGCAAGGCCATCCTCGAATCAGTCCGCGAGCAGGGCAAGCTCGATGCCGCGCTCGAAGCTTCCATCTTGGCAGCCGACAGCAAGGCCCGCCTCGAAGACATCTATCTGCCGTTCAAGCCGAAGCGCCGCACCAAGGCGGAGATTGCCAAGGAGGCCGGCCTCGAGCCGCTCGCCAATCAGCTGATGGCCGAACCCGGCAACGATCCCAAGGTCGTCGCCGAAGGCTTCATCAACGCCGAGAAGGGCGTCGCCGATGCGGCCGCCGCGCTCGACGGCGCCCGCGCCATCCTGGTCGAGCGCTTCGACGAAGACGCCGACCTGATCGGCGCCTTGCGCGAGGACATGTGGACCAATGCGCGCATGGCCTCCAAGGTGCGTGACGGCAAGAAGACCGAGGGCGAAAAATTCGCCGACTATTTCGACTTCTCCGAGCCGCTGACCAAACTCCCCTCGCACCGCATCCTCGCGATGTTCCGCGGCGAGAAGGAAGAGATCCTCGATCTCCAGATCCAGGCCGAGGATGCGCCGCCCGCCGGAGTTCCGGGCGCCTATGAACTGAAGATCATGAAGCGGTTCGGCATCGCCGACCTCAAGCGCGCCGGCGACCGCTGGCTGATCGACACCGTGCGCTGGGCCTGGCGCACCAAGATCCAGGTGCATCTCAACATCGATTTGCGCATGCGGCTGTGGAATGCGGCCGAGACCGAGGCGGTGCGCGTGTTCGCCTCCAACCTGCGCGACCTCTTGCTGGCCGCGCCGGCCGGCACCCGCGTCACCATGGGTCTCGATCCCGGCTACCGCACCGGCGTCAAGGTCGCGGTGATCGATGCAACCGGCAAGGTGGTCGACACCACGGCGATCTATCCGCACGAGCCGCAGCGGCAGTGGAACGAGTCGCTCGCAACGCTCGGCCGGCTCGCGATCAAGCATCGCGTCGAGCTGATCGCGATCGGCAACGGCACCGCCTCGCGCGAGACCGACAAGCTCGCGACCGAGCTGGTCAAGGGCCTCGCAGAGCTCAAGATGTCCAAGATCGTGGTATCGGAAGCCGGCGCGTCGGTCTACTCGGCCTCGGCCTTCGCCTCGGAGGAACTGCCGGGCCTCGACGTCACCCTGCGCGGCGCGGTCTCGATCGCCCGCCGGCTGCAGGATCCGCTTGCCGAGCTCGTCAAGATCGAGCCCAAGGCGATCGGCGTCGGCCAGTATCAGCACGATCTCGGCCAGGCCAAGCTCGCCAAATCGCTCGATGCCGTGGTCGAAGACTGCGTGAACGCCGTCGGCGTCGACGTCAATACGGCCTCGGCGCCGTTGCTCGCCCGCGTGTCGGGTGTCGGTTCGGGTCTCGCGCAGAGCATCGTGGCGCATCGTGACGCCAACGGGCCGTTCAAGTCGCGCAAGGCACTCAAGGAAGTGCCGCGCCTGGGGCCGAAGGCGTTCGAGCAGTGCGCCGGCTTCCTGCGCATCCTCGGCGGCGAGGATCCGCTCGATGCCTCCGGCGTGCATCCGGAAGCCTATCCGGTGGTGCGCCGAATTCTCGCGGCGACCAAGAGCGACATCAAGGCACTGATCGGCTCGAGCGAGATCGTGCGCACCTTGAAGCCGAAGGATTTCGTCGACGAGACCTTCGGTCTGCCGACCGTCACCGACATCTTGAAGGAATTGGAAAAGCCCGGCCGCGACCCGCGTCCGGCCTTCAAGGCCGCGGTGTTCAAGGAGGGTGTCGAGGAGATCAAGCATCTCCAGAAGGGCATGATCCTCGAGGGCACCGTGACCAACGTCGCGGCCTTCGGCGCCTTCGTCGACATCGGCGTGCACCAGGACGGCCTCGTGCACATCTCGGCGATGTCGAAGAACTTCATCAAGGATCCGCGCGAGGTGGTGAAGCCCGGCGACATCGTCAAGGTGAAGGTGCTGGACTTCGAGGTCGCCCGCAAGCGCATCTCGCTGACGCTTCGCCTCGACGACGAGGTGGGCGCCAAGAAGGACGCCCCCGGCATGCAGCGCGACAACGGCGCGCGCAATCCAGCCCGCATGACGTCGTCGGCCCCCCGCAAGCAGGAATCCTCCGGCAGCGGCGGCGCGCTCGCCGAGGCGATGCGCAGGGCCGCGGAGAAGAACAACGGCAAGCGGGCGTGA
- a CDS encoding ring-opening amidohydrolase yields MRTTSVGVFKIATKGPGDVSGLMSLIDTGAIDPDSILAILGKTEGNGGVNDFTREYAVAALCAALAPKLGLAPEEVEQRIAFVMSGGTEGVLSPHLTVFTRREAERPANMSGKRLSIGMAQTRDFLPEELGRSAQITETAKAVKAAMDDAGIANPADVHFVQIKCPLLTSERVEAAAARGHKTATISAYGSMAYSRGASALGVAVALGEVAPEICDEDVLRRYDLFSKVASTSSGIELMHNVVIVLGNSEGSASEFEIGHAVMSDAIDASAVTEALASVGLGVGFGVGFGAQAKAGHVLVNVFAKAEASPDGTVRGLRHTMLEDTDISSTRHARAAVGGLIAGLAGTGAVYVSGGAEHQGPAGGGPVAVIARLSD; encoded by the coding sequence ATGCGCACCACATCGGTCGGCGTTTTCAAGATCGCCACCAAGGGCCCCGGCGACGTCTCTGGCCTGATGAGCCTGATCGACACAGGCGCGATCGATCCCGACTCCATTCTGGCCATCCTCGGCAAGACCGAGGGCAATGGCGGCGTCAACGATTTCACGCGGGAATATGCCGTCGCGGCGCTGTGCGCGGCGCTGGCGCCGAAGCTCGGCCTGGCGCCTGAAGAAGTCGAGCAGCGCATCGCCTTCGTGATGTCGGGCGGGACCGAGGGCGTGCTCAGCCCGCACCTCACGGTGTTCACGCGCCGCGAGGCCGAGCGCCCGGCAAACATGTCAGGCAAGCGCCTGAGCATCGGCATGGCGCAGACGCGCGATTTCCTGCCCGAAGAGCTCGGCCGCTCGGCGCAGATCACCGAGACGGCCAAAGCGGTGAAGGCCGCGATGGACGATGCTGGCATCGCCAATCCTGCCGACGTTCATTTCGTCCAGATCAAATGCCCGCTGCTCACCAGCGAGCGTGTCGAGGCGGCCGCCGCACGTGGCCACAAGACGGCAACGATCAGCGCCTACGGCTCGATGGCCTATTCGCGCGGCGCTTCCGCGCTCGGCGTTGCCGTGGCGCTGGGCGAGGTCGCGCCTGAAATCTGCGATGAGGACGTGCTGCGGCGCTACGATCTGTTCTCCAAGGTCGCTTCGACCTCGTCCGGAATCGAGCTGATGCACAACGTCGTCATCGTGCTCGGAAATTCGGAAGGCTCGGCGAGCGAATTCGAGATCGGGCACGCCGTGATGAGCGACGCGATTGACGCTTCCGCCGTGACCGAGGCGCTGGCCAGCGTCGGACTTGGCGTCGGATTTGGCGTCGGATTTGGCGCGCAGGCAAAAGCCGGCCACGTGCTCGTCAACGTCTTCGCCAAGGCCGAGGCTTCGCCTGACGGCACCGTGCGCGGCCTCCGCCACACCATGCTCGAAGACACCGACATCAGCTCGACACGCCACGCCCGCGCGGCCGTCGGCGGCCTGATCGCCGGCCTTGCCGGCACCGGCGCGGTTTACGTCTCCGGCGGCGCCGAGCACCAGGGGCCGGCCGGCGGCGGGCCGGTTGCGGTGATCGCGCGGCTCTCCGATTGA
- a CDS encoding amidase, translated as MTLPMSWNEWAQHDGVGLAARVRKGELTAKELARQAAAAVAKVNPTLSGVVELFDDVIADPAKDGANLAGPFAGLPFLMKDLGPTMKGRLQEMGSLLMRGNRAAADTFLTGKFRQAGLNLIGRTTTPEFGVCSSADNPAVYVTRNPWNTDYTTCGSSAGSAAMVAAGVVPIAHATDGGGSIRIPAGVNGNIGLKVSRGVFSLAPHMSDLTGLVSIQGCQSRTVRDTAAFVDHARGPAPGEFMPFWTTAQPYGEMIKRDPSKLRIALSHTWGDYTATPEIAAELEKTGKFLEGLGHHVDYALPELDFRAAFAAQTTCYISNFSVVISNMLAARGLERPPEDLIEPMNIRIWEAGLHTSFADRAKMQAVFNTTSRGFGSFFEQWDVILTPITALPTPKVGTRQYLTLSDNPDVLDWFDNLWRFFAFTPLGNLCGMPAISLPMGAQDHGLPLGIQAIAKQANDGLLLQLAAQIERALDGKWNGGKKPTVHVG; from the coding sequence ATGACTTTGCCGATGAGCTGGAACGAATGGGCGCAGCACGATGGCGTCGGCCTTGCGGCACGCGTCCGCAAGGGCGAGCTGACGGCAAAGGAATTGGCCCGACAGGCTGCGGCCGCCGTGGCCAAGGTCAATCCGACGCTGTCGGGCGTGGTCGAGCTGTTCGATGACGTGATCGCCGATCCGGCCAAGGACGGCGCCAATCTCGCCGGGCCCTTCGCCGGCCTGCCTTTCCTGATGAAGGATCTGGGTCCGACCATGAAGGGGCGACTGCAGGAAATGGGCTCGCTGCTGATGCGCGGCAATCGCGCCGCGGCCGACACGTTCCTCACTGGCAAATTCCGCCAGGCAGGCCTCAATCTGATCGGGCGCACCACGACGCCGGAATTCGGCGTGTGCTCGTCGGCCGACAATCCCGCCGTCTATGTCACGCGCAATCCCTGGAATACCGACTACACCACCTGCGGCTCCTCCGCGGGGAGCGCCGCGATGGTCGCGGCCGGCGTGGTGCCGATTGCACATGCGACCGACGGCGGCGGCTCGATCCGCATTCCCGCCGGAGTCAACGGCAATATCGGATTGAAAGTGTCGCGCGGCGTGTTCTCGCTGGCACCGCACATGTCCGATCTCACAGGTCTCGTCTCGATCCAGGGCTGCCAGTCGCGCACGGTGCGCGACACTGCGGCCTTCGTCGATCATGCCCGCGGGCCAGCGCCGGGCGAGTTCATGCCGTTCTGGACCACGGCGCAGCCTTACGGCGAGATGATCAAGCGCGATCCGTCGAAGCTGCGCATCGCACTCTCACACACCTGGGGCGACTACACCGCAACGCCGGAGATCGCCGCCGAGCTGGAGAAGACCGGCAAGTTCCTCGAAGGCCTCGGCCATCACGTCGACTATGCGCTGCCCGAGCTCGATTTCCGCGCTGCCTTCGCGGCGCAGACCACCTGCTACATCTCGAACTTCTCGGTGGTGATCTCCAACATGCTCGCGGCGCGCGGGCTGGAGCGACCGCCGGAAGATCTGATCGAGCCAATGAACATCCGGATCTGGGAAGCCGGCCTTCACACCAGCTTTGCCGACCGCGCAAAGATGCAGGCCGTGTTCAACACGACCTCGCGCGGCTTCGGCAGCTTCTTCGAGCAGTGGGACGTGATCCTGACGCCGATCACCGCGCTGCCGACGCCGAAGGTCGGCACCAGGCAATATCTCACCCTCTCCGACAATCCCGATGTGCTCGACTGGTTCGACAATCTCTGGCGCTTCTTCGCCTTCACGCCGCTCGGCAATCTCTGCGGCATGCCGGCGATCTCGCTGCCGATGGGTGCCCAAGATCACGGCCTGCCGCTCGGCATCCAGGCCATCGCCAAGCAGGCCAATGACGGCCTCTTGCTGCAACTCGCCGCCCAGATCGAGCGCGCGCTCGACGGCAAGTGGAACGGCGGGAAGAAGCCGACGGTGCATGTCGGCTGA
- a CDS encoding LON peptidase substrate-binding domain-containing protein, which yields MRDFRDAKAMAQTLRDSLTTKAVTISHSESLELVSKMFGLADWNTLSALLHAERRDPIVPAARLKRTTALYPAIPLRDLVPFPNATYPLFVGRESTIRALNQAFEGGREIVIAIQREAAVDDPRLSDVYEIGILSQLLELEPLQDGTFKVLTRGLRRVALRSFATEAVAYQAEVVDVSEGAVRDARDLIRRIYQRFQDYTAAHGILLPDLWLFFDSTRDPGQIADTVATRMKLPVCDKYELLATLDPMKRLERIDALLDLSQRPVSAGYVATKRRALDEADRRRHQYATLEHLLLALTDDADASAVMRACDAGLDKLRQGLVQYLDNELKHTVIEAGHAEPTAAFKRVDQRAPFLAQEVGYPEVTGVNALVALFAETRSPAARLLAEHGVSRGRVDKAIARGVG from the coding sequence ATGCGCGATTTTCGCGATGCCAAGGCTATGGCGCAGACCCTGCGCGACTCCCTGACCACCAAGGCCGTCACCATCAGTCACAGCGAAAGCCTGGAGCTGGTGTCGAAAATGTTCGGCTTGGCCGACTGGAACACGCTGTCGGCGCTGCTCCACGCCGAGCGCCGTGACCCCATCGTGCCGGCTGCACGGCTCAAGAGGACAACGGCGCTCTATCCGGCCATTCCGTTGCGAGATCTCGTTCCGTTTCCGAACGCAACTTACCCGCTGTTTGTCGGCCGCGAGAGCACCATTCGGGCTCTGAACCAGGCGTTCGAAGGTGGACGGGAGATCGTGATAGCGATCCAGCGCGAGGCAGCCGTCGATGATCCCCGATTGTCCGATGTCTACGAGATCGGCATCCTGTCGCAACTGCTCGAACTTGAACCGCTCCAGGATGGCACGTTCAAGGTGCTGACGCGCGGGCTTCGGCGCGTCGCGCTCCGCAGCTTTGCGACTGAGGCGGTCGCCTATCAGGCTGAGGTCGTTGACGTCAGCGAGGGCGCGGTCCGCGATGCCAGGGATCTGATCCGAAGGATCTATCAACGCTTCCAGGACTACACGGCGGCTCACGGAATTCTGCTGCCGGACCTTTGGCTGTTCTTCGATTCAACCCGTGATCCCGGGCAGATCGCCGATACCGTCGCGACGCGGATGAAGCTGCCCGTTTGTGACAAGTACGAGTTGTTGGCGACGCTCGATCCCATGAAACGGCTCGAGCGGATCGACGCGCTGCTCGACCTGTCGCAACGGCCGGTCTCGGCAGGCTATGTGGCCACGAAACGGCGGGCGCTTGATGAGGCTGACCGGCGCCGCCATCAATACGCGACGCTGGAGCATTTGCTGTTGGCCCTGACCGATGATGCGGACGCCTCCGCCGTGATGCGCGCCTGCGACGCCGGTCTCGACAAGCTGAGACAAGGCCTCGTGCAGTATCTCGACAATGAACTCAAGCACACCGTGATCGAGGCTGGACATGCCGAGCCCACGGCGGCATTCAAGCGCGTCGATCAGCGCGCCCCGTTCCTGGCCCAGGAGGTCGGATATCCGGAGGTGACCGGCGTCAATGCGCTGGTCGCTCTGTTTGCCGAAACGCGAAGCCCGGCGGCACGCCTGCTCGCCGAGCATGGTGTGTCGCGCGGGCGTGTCGACAAGGCGATTGCACGAGGCGTTGGCTAG
- a CDS encoding PaaI family thioesterase: MSISATTLPFEELAEAIKGRRSDYGHISGLQLDRFAPGEAWSSLPYRPVFVGDTETGVLHGGVVTAMLDESCGMAVQLALDGSSAIATLDLRIDYQKPATPGLAIKAHSVCYRTTRSIAFVRSTAYQESEDDPVATATACFMIGANRTNMLADRRMDSRSIPTLEAPDDPDGPFATSPFARALGIRVNDDSTLTMPFSPKIIGNPILPAIHGGMTGAFLETTAILGVRRELGIATLPKPIGLTINYLRSGRALDTIANVSIVKQGRRIVAFEARAWQDDPDKPIASAFGHFMLRPTPEGDEE; the protein is encoded by the coding sequence ATGTCCATTTCAGCGACCACGCTTCCGTTCGAGGAACTCGCCGAGGCCATCAAGGGCCGCCGCTCCGATTACGGCCATATCAGCGGGCTCCAGCTCGACCGGTTCGCGCCTGGTGAGGCATGGTCCAGCCTGCCCTATCGCCCCGTCTTCGTCGGCGACACCGAGACCGGCGTGCTGCATGGCGGCGTCGTCACCGCGATGCTGGACGAAAGCTGCGGCATGGCGGTGCAGCTTGCGCTCGACGGCAGCAGCGCGATCGCGACGCTCGATCTGCGCATCGACTACCAGAAGCCGGCGACGCCCGGCCTTGCCATCAAGGCGCACTCGGTCTGCTATCGCACTACCCGCTCGATCGCCTTCGTGCGCTCCACCGCGTACCAGGAGTCTGAGGACGATCCGGTGGCGACGGCCACGGCCTGCTTCATGATCGGCGCCAACCGCACCAACATGCTCGCGGACCGCCGGATGGATTCGCGCAGCATTCCGACGCTGGAAGCGCCTGATGATCCGGACGGCCCGTTCGCCACCAGCCCGTTCGCGCGCGCCCTCGGCATTCGCGTCAACGACGACAGCACGCTGACGATGCCGTTCTCGCCGAAGATCATCGGCAACCCGATCCTGCCAGCGATCCATGGCGGCATGACCGGCGCCTTTCTCGAGACCACGGCGATCCTTGGCGTTCGGCGCGAGCTTGGGATCGCGACGCTACCGAAGCCAATCGGACTCACTATCAACTACTTGCGCTCCGGTCGGGCGCTGGACACGATCGCCAATGTCTCGATCGTAAAACAGGGAAGGCGTATCGTCGCCTTCGAAGCGCGGGCCTGGCAGGACGATCCGGACAAGCCGATCGCCTCCGCCTTCGGCCATTTCATGCTGCGGCCGACGCCCGAAGGCGACGAGGAATAG
- a CDS encoding 2-dehydro-3-deoxy-6-phosphogalactonate aldolase yields MSVPFPPMKRPLVAILRGVKPDEAEAIVSVLIEAGMTAIEVPLNSPDPFRSIATAAKLAPARVLIGAGTVLSAADVDRLNDAGGKLMVSPNVDTDVLARAHQHGMVTLPGVFSPTEALLAARSAASGLKFFPASVLGASGIAAIRAVLPAGVMIAAVGGVSDQNFAEYIKGGVTAFGLGSSLYKPGMSASDVAARAKVTIDAYDLAVQSG; encoded by the coding sequence ATGAGCGTTCCCTTTCCGCCGATGAAGCGTCCGCTGGTCGCGATCCTGCGCGGCGTCAAGCCCGACGAGGCCGAGGCCATCGTCAGTGTGTTGATCGAGGCCGGCATGACCGCGATCGAGGTACCCTTGAATTCTCCCGATCCGTTCCGCTCGATCGCGACCGCCGCGAAGCTCGCGCCGGCGCGTGTGCTGATCGGCGCCGGCACGGTGCTGTCAGCGGCGGATGTCGATCGCCTCAACGACGCCGGCGGCAAGCTGATGGTCTCGCCGAATGTCGATACTGACGTGCTGGCGCGCGCGCATCAGCACGGCATGGTGACATTGCCCGGCGTATTCTCGCCGACGGAGGCATTGCTGGCGGCACGTTCCGCCGCATCGGGCCTGAAGTTCTTTCCGGCGAGCGTGCTCGGTGCATCCGGCATCGCCGCGATCCGCGCGGTGCTGCCCGCCGGCGTGATGATTGCCGCCGTCGGCGGCGTGTCCGACCAGAATTTTGCCGAATACATCAAGGGCGGCGTCACCGCCTTCGGCCTCGGCTCCAGCCTTTACAAGCCTGGCATGTCTGCATCGGATGTCGCCGCGCGCGCAAAGGTGACGATCGACGCCTACGATCTCGCCGTTCAGAGCGGCTGA
- a CDS encoding 2-dehydro-3-deoxygalactonokinase: MTEPAFVAVDWGTSSFRLWLVDRTGRVLAERRSDEGMLAAAKAGFAGVLQAHLAAVSAPHDLPVLVCGMAGAKTGWVEAGYVDTPAPLSAILKQAARVPGEARDIRILPGIAQRDVKVPDVMRGEETQLLGALGLEAPGEALVCMPGTHSKWVRVQNGTVAHFSTFMTGELFSVVSRETILSLAVAGADDAEDTESFEAAVKAAFAAPAFAANLLFTARSRQLLFGSTPAAARETLSGTLIGAELAAGLSGTVPKAGVTLIASGRLAALYRQAFDALAVSVNSVDADKAVRRGLSMAAAAIWTK, from the coding sequence ATGACCGAACCCGCTTTTGTCGCGGTCGATTGGGGCACCAGCAGTTTCCGCCTGTGGCTGGTCGATCGCACCGGCCGCGTGCTGGCCGAGCGTCGCAGCGACGAGGGCATGCTGGCTGCGGCGAAGGCCGGTTTCGCCGGCGTGCTGCAAGCGCACCTGGCCGCTGTCAGCGCGCCGCATGATCTGCCGGTGCTGGTCTGCGGCATGGCCGGCGCCAAGACCGGCTGGGTCGAGGCCGGCTATGTCGACACGCCGGCGCCGCTTTCGGCGATCCTCAAACAGGCCGCGCGGGTGCCGGGCGAGGCGCGCGACATCCGCATCCTGCCGGGCATCGCGCAACGCGACGTGAAAGTGCCGGACGTGATGCGCGGCGAAGAGACCCAGTTGCTCGGCGCGCTCGGCCTCGAGGCCCCCGGCGAGGCGCTGGTCTGCATGCCCGGCACCCATTCGAAATGGGTGCGCGTGCAGAACGGCACCGTTGCGCATTTCTCGACGTTCATGACCGGCGAGCTTTTCAGCGTCGTCTCGCGCGAGACGATTTTGTCGCTCGCGGTCGCCGGCGCCGATGACGCCGAGGATACCGAAAGCTTCGAGGCGGCCGTGAAAGCCGCATTCGCGGCGCCGGCCTTCGCCGCCAATCTGCTGTTCACCGCACGGTCGCGTCAGCTCTTGTTCGGCAGCACGCCGGCCGCGGCGCGCGAGACCTTGTCGGGCACGTTGATCGGCGCCGAGCTCGCAGCCGGCCTTTCCGGCACGGTGCCAAAAGCCGGCGTCACGCTGATTGCGTCGGGACGGCTGGCGGCTCTGTATCGGCAGGCCTTCGATGCGCTGGCGGTCAGCGTCAACTCGGTCGATGCCGATAAAGCGGTGCGTCGCGGCCTGTCGATGGCGGCTGCGGCGATCTGGACGAAGTGA
- a CDS encoding LLM class flavin-dependent oxidoreductase, with translation MEIGYFTMPSHPPECGLKEGHDWDLQVLRWLDELGYQEAWIGEHHTAPWEPNPTPDLLIAQALMQTKRLRIGPGGFLLPYHHPAELANRVAMLDHLSEGRLNFGVAASGLPSDWAMFNVDGMSGQNRDMTREALEIILKLWTEPAPFTHKGKFWTVTKPDTMFDFLKPHIKPLQAPHPPIGVAGLSKNSDTLKLAGERGFIPMSLNLNPTYVSSHWDSVEIGAAKTGRKPNRQDWRLVREVFVADTDEEAWKLSTGDMMGRMMSEYFLPLLGHFGFKDYLKHSPEVPDSDVTVEYCAKRNWVVGSPSTVAEKIEKIYDEVGGFGVLCVFGFDYKHKPEAWHRSLALLKNEVMPRLKHLGSAKKAA, from the coding sequence ATGGAGATCGGCTATTTTACGATGCCTTCGCATCCGCCGGAGTGCGGGTTGAAGGAAGGACATGATTGGGACCTGCAGGTCCTGCGCTGGCTCGACGAGCTCGGCTATCAGGAGGCCTGGATCGGCGAGCACCACACCGCGCCCTGGGAACCCAATCCCACGCCGGACCTCTTGATCGCGCAGGCCCTGATGCAGACCAAACGTTTGCGGATCGGGCCGGGCGGCTTCCTCTTGCCCTATCACCACCCGGCCGAGCTCGCCAACCGCGTTGCCATGCTGGACCATCTCTCGGAAGGGCGGCTCAATTTCGGCGTGGCGGCCTCGGGGCTTCCAAGCGACTGGGCGATGTTCAACGTCGACGGGATGAGCGGCCAGAACCGCGACATGACGCGCGAGGCGCTGGAGATCATTTTAAAGCTCTGGACCGAGCCTGCGCCATTCACCCACAAGGGCAAGTTCTGGACGGTGACCAAGCCGGACACGATGTTCGATTTCCTCAAGCCCCACATCAAACCGCTGCAGGCGCCGCATCCGCCGATCGGCGTTGCCGGGCTGTCGAAGAACTCGGACACGTTGAAGCTCGCGGGCGAACGCGGCTTCATTCCGATGAGCCTCAACCTCAACCCGACCTATGTCTCCAGCCATTGGGACTCGGTCGAGATCGGCGCCGCGAAAACCGGCCGCAAGCCGAACCGGCAGGACTGGCGGCTGGTGCGCGAGGTGTTCGTGGCCGACACCGACGAGGAGGCGTGGAAGCTCTCGACCGGCGACATGATGGGCCGGATGATGAGCGAGTACTTCCTGCCGCTGCTCGGCCATTTCGGCTTCAAGGATTATCTGAAGCACTCACCCGAGGTGCCCGATAGCGACGTCACCGTCGAATATTGCGCCAAGCGGAACTGGGTCGTCGGATCGCCGTCGACGGTCGCCGAGAAGATCGAAAAGATCTACGACGAGGTCGGCGGCTTCGGCGTGCTCTGTGTGTTCGGCTTCGACTACAAGCACAAGCCGGAAGCCTGGCACCGCTCGCTCGCGCTGCTGAAGAACGAGGTGATGCCGCGCCTGAAGCATCTCGGCTCCGCGAAGAAGGCAGCTTGA